A genomic stretch from Mustelus asterias unplaced genomic scaffold, sMusAst1.hap1.1 HAP1_SCAFFOLD_63, whole genome shotgun sequence includes:
- the LOC144483368 gene encoding uncharacterized protein LOC144483368: MEKPWKCVDCGKGFGFPSQLEVHRRSHTGERPFTCSVCGKGFTHSYNLLTHQRVHTGERPFTCPVCGKGFTRSSHIVTHQLVHTDERMFTCSDCEKSFKCKKDLLTHQRIHTGERPFTCSVCGKGFIQSSHLQTHQLVHSDNKLFNCSHCAKSFKNKKDLLTHQYAHTGERPFTCCVCGKGFSRPSALLNHQRIHTGERPFTCSDCGKGFTRSSNLLNHQRVHTGERPFTCSVCGKGFSQSSNLLTHQKVHSAERPFTCSVCGKGFSHLSYLLKHQRVHTGERPFTCNVCGKGFIQSSHLLTHQRVHKRLQGLDSTLNDAVNHIQD, encoded by the coding sequence atggagaaaccgtggaaatgtgtggattgtgggaagggattcggtttcccatcacaactggaagttcatcggcgcagtcacactggggagagaccgttcacctgctccgtctgtgggaagggattcacccattcatacaaccttctgactcaccaacgggttcacactggggagaggccgttcacctgccctgtgtgtgggaagggattcactcgctcatcccacattgtgacacaccaacttgttcacactgatgagagaatgtttacatgttctgactgtgagaagagttttaaatgcaaaaaggatctgctgacacaccaacgaattcacactggggagagaccattcacctgctctgtgtgtgggaaaggattcattcagtcatcccacttgcagacacatcaacttgttcactctgataacaaactttttaattgttcccactgtgcgaagagctttaaaaataaaaaggatcTGCTAACGCACCAatatgctcacactggggagaggccattcacctgctgtgtgtgtgggaagggattcagccgtccatctgccctattgaaccaccagagaattcacactggggagaggcccttcacctgctcagactgtgggaagggattcactcgttcatccaacttattgaatcaccagcgagttcacactggggagaggccgttcacctgctctgtgtgtgggaagggattcagtcagtcatccaacctgctgacacaccagaaagTTCACAGtgcggagaggccatttacctgctctgtctgtgggaagggattttctcatttatcttatcttctgaaacaccagcgagttcacactggggagaggccgttcacctgtaatgtctgtggaaagggatttattcagtcatcccacctgctaacacaccagcgagttcacaaacgactgcaaggtttggattctactcttaatgatgctgttaatcatatccaggactga
- the LOC144483330 gene encoding uncharacterized protein LOC144483330 codes for MGGDVIELYKMLRAVGEGRGTVLCVDESSTEERGKKPWKCGDCGKRYKVPSLLETHRRSHTGERPFTCSQCGEGFTRVSHLQRHQRVHTGEKPFTCSQCEKGFTDLSTLRMHQRVHTGERPFTCSQCEKGFSQLSNLQTHQRVHTGERPFTCSQCEKGFTDLSTLRTHQRVHTGERPFTCSQCEKGFSQLSNLQRHQRVHTGETPFTCSQCGKGFTRSSSLQAHQRVHTGEKPFTCSQCEKGFTDISTLRKHQRVHTGERPFTCSQCEKGFSQLANLQRHQRVHTGERPFTCSQCGKGFTDLSTLRRHQRVHTGEWPFTCSMCGKGFSQLAKLEAHQRVHTGERPFTCSQCGKGFTDLFTLRCHQRVHTGDWPFTCSQCEKGFSQLSNLRIHQRVHTGERPFTCSQCGKGFIVSSQLLKHQRVHE; via the coding sequence cggtgggggaggggcgggggactgttctgtgtgtggacgagtcttcaactgaagagagaggaaagaaaccatggaaatgtggggactgtgggaaaagatacaaagtcccatccctgctggaaactcatcggcgcagccacactggggagagaccatttacttgctctcagtgtggggagggattcactcgggtatcccatctgcagagacaccagcgagttcacactggggagaaaccgttcacctgctctcagtgtgagaagggattcactgatttatccaccctgcggatgcaccagcgagttcacactggggagaggccgttcacctgctctcagtgtgagaaggggttcagtcaattatctaacctgcagacacaccagcgagttcacactggggagaggccgttcacttgctctcagtgtgagaagggattcactgatttatccaccctgcggacgcaccagcgagttcacactggggagaggccgttcacctgctctcagtgtgagaaggggttcagtcaattatctaacctgcagagacaccagcgagttcacactggggagacaccgtttacctgctctcagtgtgggaagggattcactcggtcatccagcctgcaggcacaccagcgagttcacactggggagaagccgttcacctgctctcagtgtgagaagggattcactgatatttccaccctgcggaaacaccagcgagttcacactggggagaggccgttcacctgctctcagtgtgagaaagggttcagtcaattagctaacctgcagagacaccagcgagttcacactggggagagacctttcacctgctctcagtgtgggaagggattcactgatttatccactctgcggagacaccagcgagttcacactggggagtggccattcacctgctctatgtgtgggaaggggttcagtcagttAGCTAAGCTGGAggcgcaccagcgagttcacactggggagagaccattcacctgctctcagtgtgggaagggattcactgatttattcaccctgcggtgtcaccagcgagttcacactggggactggccgttcacctgctctcagtgtgagaagggattcagtcagttatccaacctgcggatacaccagcgagttcacactggggagaggccgttcacctgctctcagtgtgggaagggattcatagtttcatcccagctgctgaaacaccagcgagttcacgagtga